The following proteins are encoded in a genomic region of Mangifera indica cultivar Alphonso unplaced genomic scaffold, CATAS_Mindica_2.1 Un_0024, whole genome shotgun sequence:
- the LOC123206102 gene encoding WAT1-related protein At4g08290-like translates to MALSMANFDKLKPYFLMVFLQFGSAGMYIISTATLNHGMNRYVLIVYRNAIAALVLAPFALILERKTRPKMTISIFLQIMTLGFLEPIVDQGFSYLGMKWTSASYTSAIMNAVPSVTFVISVIFRLEIINIKEIYSQAKVLGTLLTLGGALLMTLYKGPVLNMPWSHTESHHESSSSESSDKHWVAGTLLILLGCVAWSCFYVLQSITIKKYRAELSLSSLICLSGTLQSAAIALAVERRASGWAVGWDSRLLAPLYTGIVSSGITYYVQGLVLRTKGPVFVTAFNPLCMIIVAILGSIILSEKLHLGSVIGGIIIAIGLYSVVWGKSPDYSGSSPAKDDAEERRITASDKTKMVTATINDEHIAGSA, encoded by the exons ATGGCTTTAAGCATGGCGAATTTCGATAAGTTGAAACCCTATTTTCTTATGGTGTTTTTGCAATTCGGGTCAGCTGGGATGTACATAATTAGCACGGCGACTCTCAACCATGGCATGAACCGTTATGTCCTCATCGTCTATCGAAATGCCATTGCTGCTCTTGTTCTTGCACCTTTTGCACTGATTCTTGAAAg GAAAACAAGGCCAAAGATGACGATTTCAATCTTCCTACAAATAATGACACTGGGATTTTTGGA GCCAATCGTAGATCAAGGCTTCTCGTACTTGGGGATGAAATGGACATCGGCATCTTATACATCTGCTATTATGAATGCAGTTCCCTCAGTCACTTTTGTGATTTCTGTCATTTTTCG ATTAGAGATCATAAACATCAAGGAAATATACAGTCAAGCTAAGGTATTGGGGACCCTACTTACTCTTGGAGGAGCTTTATTGATGACACTTTACAAAGGCCCTGTTCTTAATATGCCATGGTCGCACACAGAAAGCCACCATGAAAGCAGCAGCAGTGAGTCTTCAGATAAACACTGGGTCGCTGGGACTCTTTTAATCCTGCTTGGCTGCGTCGCCTGGTCCTGTTTTTACGTTCTTCAA TCAATCACCATAAAAAAGTACCGAGCGGAACTCTCTTTATCCTCCTTGATATGCTTATCAGGCACCTTGCAAAGTGCAGCAATAGCGCTTGCTGTAGAGCGTCGCGCCAGTGGATGGGCAGTGGGCTGGGACTCCAGGCTCTTAGCTCCCCTTTATACA GGAATAGTTAGTTCGGGCATCACGTACTATGTGCAAGGGCTTGTTTTGAGGACAAAAGGCCCAGTTTTCGTCACAGCCTTCAACCCTTTATGCATGATCATTGTGGCTATTCTGGGCTCCATAATTCTATCAGAAAAACTTCACCTCGGCAG TGTTATTGGAGGGATTATAATTGCAATAGGCCTCTACTCTGTTGTGTGGGGTAAAAGCCCGGATTATTCAGGTTCATCACCTGCAAAAGATGACGCCGAAGAGCGACGAATTACTGCAAGTGACAAAACTAAAATGGTGACTGCCACTATTAACGATGAGCACATAGCTGGATCAGCATAA
- the LOC123206117 gene encoding WAT1-related protein At4g08290-like — protein MALSTANFDKLTPYFLMVFLQFGSAGMYIISMATLNHGMNRYVLIVYRNAIAALVLAPFALILERKTRPKMTISIFLQIMTLGFLEPIVDQGFTYLGMEWTSASYTSAIMNAVPSVTFVIAVIFRLEQINIKEIHSQAKVLGTLVTLGGALLMTLYKGPVLNMPWSHTESHHESSSSESADKHWVAGTLLILLGCVAWSCFYVLQSITIKKYGAQLSLSSLICLSGTLQSAAIALAVERRASGWAVGWNSRLLAALYTGIVSSGITYYVQGLVLRTKGPVFVTAFNPLCMIIVAILGSIILSEKLHLGSVIGGIIIAIGLYSVVWGKSKDYSGSLPANDDAQQLPVTASDKTKMVNTTINNEHRAGSA, from the exons ATGGCTTTAAGCACGGCGAATTTCGATAAGTTGACACCTTATTTTCTTATGGTGTTTTTGCAATTCGGGTCAGCTGGGATGTACATAATTAGCATGGCGACTCTCAACCATGGGATGAACCGTTATGTCCTCATCGTCTATCGAAATGCCATTGCTGCTCTTGTCCTTGCACCTTTTGCACTGATTCTTGAAAg GAAAACAAGGCCGAAGATGACAATTTCAATCTTCCTACAAATAATGACGCTGGGATTTTTGGA GCCAATCGTAGATCAAGGCTTCACGTACTTGGGGATGGAATGGACATCGGCATCTTATACATCTGCTATTATGAATGCAGTTCCGTCTGTCACTTTTGTCATTGCTGTCATTTTTCG ATTAGAGCAAATAAACATCAAGGAAATACACAGCCAAGCTAAGGTGCTGGGGACCCTAGTCACTCTTGGGGGAGCTTTATTGATGACACTTTACAAAGGCCCTGTGCTCAATATGCCATGGTCGCACACAGAAAGCCACCATGAAAGCAGCAGCAGTGAGTCTGCAGATAAACACTGGGTCGCTGGGACTCTTTTAATCCTTCTTGGCTGCGTCGCTTGGTCCTGTTTTTACGTTCTTCAA TCGATCACCATAAAAAAGTACGGAGCACAGCTCTCTCTATCCTCCTTGATATGCTTATCAGGCACCTTGCAGAGTGCAGCAATAGCGCTTGCTGTAGAGCGTCGCGCCAGTGGATGGGCAGTGGGCTGGAACTCCAGGCTTTTGGCTGCCCTTTATACA GGAATAGTTAGTTCGGGCATCACATACTATGTGCAAGGGCTTGTTTTGAGGACAAAAGGCCCAGTTTTCGTCACAGCCTTCAACCCTTTATGCATGATCATTGTGGCTATTCTAGGCTCCATTATTCTATCCGAAAAACTTCACCTCGGCAG TGTTATTGGAGGGATTATAATTGCAATAGGCCTCTACTCTGTTGTGTGGGGTAAAAGCAAGGATTATTCAGGTTCATTACCTGCAAATGATGATGCCCAACAGCTACCAGTTACTGCAAGTGATAAAACTAAAATGGTGAATACCACTATTAACAATGAGCACAGAGCTGGATCAGCATAA